The following are encoded in a window of Lichenicola cladoniae genomic DNA:
- a CDS encoding glutathione S-transferase family protein: MTDELVLYTNPTSRGRIARWMLEEIGQPYRAEIIDYGPGTKSPEFLAINPMGKLPVLRHGEIIITEAAAICAYLADAFPEAGLAPPPHDPRRGAYYRWLFFAAGPVESAVTNKALGVAVPENRQRMVGYGTFATTMDVLEQAISAGDYLVGDQFTAADVYVGSQIGFGLQFNSIDRRPAFERYWARVSDRAAHRRATGIDDGLIAARL, encoded by the coding sequence ATGACCGACGAACTCGTTCTCTACACCAATCCGACCTCGCGGGGACGGATCGCGCGCTGGATGCTCGAAGAGATCGGACAGCCCTACCGGGCCGAAATCATCGACTATGGTCCGGGCACCAAGTCCCCGGAATTCCTGGCGATCAACCCGATGGGCAAGCTTCCGGTCCTGCGACACGGGGAGATCATCATCACCGAAGCGGCGGCGATCTGCGCCTATCTGGCCGATGCGTTTCCGGAGGCCGGCCTGGCCCCGCCTCCCCATGATCCGCGGCGCGGCGCGTATTATCGTTGGTTGTTCTTTGCGGCGGGCCCGGTGGAATCGGCCGTCACCAACAAGGCGCTCGGCGTGGCGGTGCCCGAGAACCGGCAGCGGATGGTCGGCTACGGCACCTTCGCCACGACGATGGACGTGCTGGAGCAGGCGATCTCAGCCGGCGACTACCTGGTCGGCGACCAGTTCACGGCGGCGGACGTCTATGTCGGCTCGCAGATCGGCTTCGGGCTGCAGTTCAATTCGATCGACCGACGACCGGCCTTCGAACGCTACTGGGCCAGGGTGAGCGACCGTGCGGCCCATCGTCGCGCCACCGGGATCGATGACGGGCTGATTGCCGCACGGCTGTAA
- the ampC gene encoding class C beta-lactamase produces MNIPGAIIAVLCVCFLHPTAGDAADGSRTAVQEVVAHAIRPVMAKYGIPGMAVGIVLDGQTYVYDYGVASKASGRPVESGTLFEIGSVSKTFTATLVSYAQLGGHLSLSDTAGKYFPILRGSRFDAVSLLELGTHTPGGFPLQLPDDIHDTAQLMSYFRNWKPAYAPGTYRTYANPSIGMFGLIAAKSMNEDFATLMEGRLFPGLGLKDSFIHVPRNRMDSYAQGYTDADVPIRMSLDILGPEAYGVRINAGGLLRFVEANMGMLPLDPEWQRALTDTHTGYFRIGAMTQDLVWEQYSYPVDLKTLLDGNGDRMSRHANPAARLEPPLPPKGDVLINKTGSTNGFGAYVAFIPDRKLGIVLLANKNYPIAARVTVALDILMQLDRVRK; encoded by the coding sequence ATGAACATCCCGGGCGCAATCATCGCGGTGCTGTGCGTTTGCTTCCTGCACCCGACCGCCGGCGACGCGGCCGATGGAAGCCGCACGGCTGTCCAGGAGGTCGTGGCGCACGCGATCCGGCCGGTCATGGCGAAATACGGCATCCCCGGCATGGCGGTGGGGATCGTCCTGGATGGCCAGACCTACGTCTACGATTACGGGGTGGCTTCAAAGGCTTCCGGTCGGCCGGTCGAGAGTGGCACGCTGTTCGAGATCGGCTCGGTCAGCAAAACCTTTACCGCGACCCTGGTCTCGTATGCGCAGCTCGGCGGCCACCTCTCGCTGTCCGATACTGCCGGCAAGTATTTCCCCATCCTGCGTGGCAGCAGATTCGACGCGGTGAGCCTGCTCGAACTCGGCACCCACACCCCTGGCGGCTTTCCCCTGCAGCTTCCGGACGACATCCACGATACCGCCCAGCTGATGAGCTACTTCCGAAATTGGAAGCCGGCCTATGCACCGGGAACGTATCGGACATACGCCAATCCGAGCATCGGGATGTTCGGCCTCATCGCTGCGAAGAGCATGAACGAGGATTTCGCGACGCTGATGGAGGGCAGGCTGTTCCCGGGCCTGGGCCTGAAGGACAGCTTCATACACGTTCCCCGAAACCGGATGGACAGTTACGCGCAGGGCTACACGGACGCCGATGTTCCCATCCGGATGTCGTTGGACATTCTCGGACCCGAGGCCTACGGCGTCAGGATCAATGCCGGCGGCCTGCTTCGCTTCGTGGAGGCCAACATGGGCATGCTGCCGCTCGACCCGGAATGGCAGCGCGCATTGACCGATACCCACACCGGCTATTTCCGGATCGGCGCGATGACGCAGGACCTGGTCTGGGAACAGTATTCCTATCCGGTCGACCTGAAGACCTTGCTGGACGGCAACGGCGATCGGATGAGCCGGCACGCCAATCCTGCCGCCAGGCTGGAGCCGCCGCTGCCGCCGAAGGGCGATGTGCTGATCAACAAGACCGGATCGACCAACGGCTTCGGCGCCTACGTCGCCTTCATCCCCGATCGAAAGCTCGGTATCGTGCTGCTGGCGAACAAGAACTATCCAATTGCCGCGCGCGTGACGGTGGCCCTGGACATATTGATGCAGCTAGACCGCGTCAGAAAGTAA
- the guaD gene encoding guanine deaminase, whose amino-acid sequence MSVTALRGRIVSFKDDPFAGASADCLMHEPDGLVIIRDGRIEAVGPYDALCGKLPDAAIVVSYPDAIISAGFIDAHVHYPQLQMIGAYGAQLLEWLDRYVFPAELAFADAAHAGRVAKTFLRELLRAGTTTAAVYCTVHPHSVDAFFAESERFNTRMIAGKVLMDRHAPPALLDTAERGYDESLALIRRWHGRGRQLYAVTPRFAPSCSPAQLDAAAGLLRQADGLFLQTHLAENLAEVEWVRTLFPGSSSYLDVYEKAGLVGERSIFGHAIHLREQDFCTCHRTGAALAHCPTSNRFLGSGAFRLFDALDPRRPVRVALGTDVGAGTSLSQLATLNEAYKTAQSLGHPLDAIQAFWLATLGGARALRLDDRIGRVAPGYEADLCVLDLKATPLLAFRTGFCDSVEELLFTLMTLGDDRMVRATWVAGVPVYDRDRGDDARFQPPASQAAASRT is encoded by the coding sequence TTGAGCGTCACGGCGCTTCGCGGACGGATCGTCAGCTTCAAGGACGATCCGTTCGCAGGCGCTTCCGCCGACTGCCTGATGCACGAGCCCGATGGGCTCGTCATCATCCGGGACGGCCGCATCGAGGCGGTCGGACCCTACGATGCGCTGTGCGGGAAGCTTCCCGACGCGGCCATCGTCGTCTCCTACCCGGATGCGATCATCTCCGCCGGCTTCATCGATGCGCACGTGCATTATCCGCAGTTGCAGATGATCGGTGCCTACGGCGCGCAACTGCTGGAATGGCTCGACCGCTACGTGTTCCCGGCCGAGCTGGCGTTCGCCGACGCGGCGCATGCCGGGCGGGTGGCGAAAACCTTCCTCCGCGAACTGCTCCGCGCCGGCACGACCACGGCCGCCGTCTACTGCACCGTGCACCCGCATTCGGTCGATGCGTTCTTCGCCGAATCCGAGCGCTTCAACACCCGCATGATCGCCGGCAAGGTCCTGATGGACCGGCACGCGCCACCCGCCCTGCTCGACACCGCCGAACGCGGCTACGACGAGAGCCTGGCCCTGATCCGCCGCTGGCACGGGCGCGGCCGGCAACTCTATGCCGTCACGCCCCGGTTCGCGCCAAGCTGCTCGCCGGCGCAGCTCGACGCTGCCGCCGGGCTGCTGCGCCAGGCGGACGGGCTGTTCCTGCAGACCCACCTTGCCGAAAACCTGGCCGAGGTCGAATGGGTCAGGACGCTGTTCCCGGGAAGCTCGTCCTATCTCGACGTCTATGAGAAAGCCGGACTGGTCGGAGAGCGTTCCATCTTCGGGCATGCGATCCATCTGCGGGAGCAGGATTTCTGCACCTGCCACCGCACCGGTGCCGCCCTTGCGCATTGCCCGACCTCGAACCGGTTCCTGGGCTCCGGCGCGTTCCGGCTGTTCGACGCGCTCGATCCGCGACGGCCGGTGCGTGTGGCGCTCGGCACCGATGTCGGCGCCGGGACCAGCCTGTCCCAGCTCGCCACGCTGAACGAGGCCTACAAGACTGCGCAGTCGCTCGGGCATCCGCTCGACGCGATCCAGGCCTTCTGGCTGGCGACCCTCGGCGGTGCACGCGCGCTGCGGCTGGACGATCGGATCGGCCGGGTCGCGCCGGGTTACGAAGCCGATCTGTGCGTGCTGGACCTGAAGGCGACGCCGCTGCTCGCCTTCCGCACCGGCTTCTGCGACAGCGTCGAGGAGTTGCTGTTCACCCTGATGACCCTGGGCGACGATCGCATGGTCCGGGCCACCTGGGTGGCGGGCGTGCCGGTCTATGATCGCGATCGCGGCGACGACGCCCGCTTCCAGCCTCCTGCATCGCAAGCTGCAGCCTCAAGGACATGA
- a CDS encoding sensor histidine kinase, with translation MLSFVLPACGSAVLVAGTGLAAWRQHRSVVRERSGPGDRAALPGMDEPDLPQRSSGLEQRRSLAELLDLLPHSVVALGPDGELLHANRSAHAQFGDTLASLLRHKMLGDAIRRLAYETTVEVEMAIDVPVRRVLRATLQADRPQSGIQLILVALSDRTEQVALDRMRSDFIVNASHELRTPLASLIGFIETLQGPAADDAPARIRFLAIMAGQAARMRRLIDNLLSLSRIQMHEHERPSGRVAPGELLLRIADEHEPQLVAAGVVLTIEIDDDLPQLVADADQLAQVLQNLLDNALKYAGRPGRQGQVMLAAHAARVGLDPSSNGPSPNGVVLVVEDDGLGIAPHHVPRLTERFYRVETAGPPKSGSGLGLAIVKHIVGRHGGRLTIEGRPGQGARFSVWLPAAPRPER, from the coding sequence ATGCTGTCGTTCGTCTTGCCGGCCTGCGGCTCCGCGGTCCTGGTCGCCGGAACCGGCCTGGCGGCGTGGAGACAGCATAGGTCTGTCGTCCGCGAACGCTCCGGTCCGGGGGATCGCGCCGCCTTGCCCGGCATGGACGAGCCCGACCTGCCGCAGCGCAGTTCGGGTTTGGAACAGCGCAGGTCGCTGGCCGAGCTGCTCGACCTGCTGCCGCATTCGGTCGTGGCACTCGGACCCGACGGCGAACTCCTGCACGCGAACCGCTCCGCGCATGCGCAGTTCGGGGATACGCTGGCGTCGCTGCTGCGTCACAAGATGCTCGGCGACGCGATCCGGCGCCTCGCCTACGAAACCACCGTCGAGGTCGAGATGGCCATCGATGTTCCGGTACGACGCGTCCTGCGCGCGACATTGCAGGCAGATCGGCCGCAATCGGGGATCCAGCTGATCCTTGTGGCGCTCAGCGACCGGACGGAACAGGTCGCGCTCGACCGGATGCGGTCCGACTTCATCGTCAACGCCAGTCATGAACTCCGCACGCCGCTCGCGAGCCTGATCGGCTTCATCGAGACCCTGCAGGGTCCGGCGGCCGACGATGCGCCGGCACGAATACGCTTCCTCGCCATCATGGCCGGGCAGGCGGCGCGCATGCGCAGGCTGATCGACAACCTGCTCAGCCTGTCGCGCATCCAGATGCACGAGCACGAACGACCGAGCGGTCGTGTCGCACCGGGTGAATTGCTGCTTCGTATCGCCGACGAACACGAGCCACAATTGGTGGCGGCCGGCGTCGTGCTCACGATCGAGATCGACGACGACCTGCCGCAGCTCGTCGCGGATGCCGACCAGCTCGCCCAGGTGCTGCAGAACCTTTTGGACAATGCGCTTAAATACGCAGGCCGCCCGGGGCGTCAGGGGCAGGTGATGCTGGCGGCGCATGCCGCGCGCGTCGGCCTCGATCCCTCTTCGAACGGCCCCTCGCCGAACGGCGTGGTGCTGGTGGTCGAGGATGACGGGCTGGGGATCGCGCCGCATCACGTGCCGCGACTGACCGAACGATTCTATCGGGTCGAGACTGCCGGCCCGCCAAAGTCGGGAAGCGGTCTAGGGCTGGCCATCGTCAAACACATCGTCGGACGGCATGGCGGACGGCTGACCATCGAGGGAAGACCCGGCCAGGGCGCACGCTTCAGCGTGTGGCTGCCGGCGGCGCCACGTCCCGAACGCTGA
- the phoB gene encoding phosphate regulon transcriptional regulator PhoB, which translates to MSQVMNLDGAMQTRAQSASPRASASRSSSAREEVRQRVLVVEDDPSLAVMLRYNLEKLGYQVDEAADGQEALLRVAETAPDIVLLDWMLPSLSGIEVCRQIRRRPQTRDLPIIMLTARVEEQDSIRGLNIGADDYITKPFSMEALAARVRALLRRAQPQVAGRTLRFHDIVLDGGEHRVQRNNRAVHLGPTEYRLLEFLMQHPRRVFSREDLLNAVWGADIHVEARTVDVHIRRLRKALNGPDEIDVVRTVRTAGYALDLETV; encoded by the coding sequence ATGAGCCAGGTCATGAATCTAGACGGGGCGATGCAGACCCGGGCGCAGTCGGCGAGTCCGCGGGCCTCGGCGTCGCGCTCGTCGTCGGCACGCGAGGAGGTCCGCCAGCGCGTGCTGGTGGTCGAGGACGATCCGTCCCTGGCGGTGATGCTGCGCTACAACCTGGAAAAGCTGGGCTACCAGGTCGACGAAGCAGCCGACGGGCAGGAGGCGCTGCTGCGCGTGGCCGAGACCGCGCCCGATATCGTCCTGCTCGACTGGATGCTGCCGAGCCTGTCCGGGATCGAGGTATGCCGCCAGATCCGCCGGCGGCCACAGACCCGCGACCTGCCGATCATCATGCTGACCGCGCGCGTCGAGGAGCAGGATTCGATCCGCGGCCTCAACATCGGCGCCGACGACTACATTACCAAGCCCTTCAGCATGGAAGCGCTCGCGGCCCGGGTGCGCGCGTTGCTGCGCCGGGCCCAGCCGCAGGTGGCCGGCCGCACGCTGCGCTTCCATGACATCGTGCTCGATGGCGGCGAACATCGCGTGCAGCGCAACAACCGCGCGGTCCATCTCGGCCCGACCGAATACCGGCTGCTGGAATTCCTGATGCAGCATCCGCGCCGGGTATTTTCGCGCGAGGACCTGCTGAATGCGGTGTGGGGTGCCGATATCCATGTCGAGGCGCGGACTGTCGACGTACATATCCGCCGTCTGCGCAAGGCACTGAACGGGCCGGACGAGATCGACGTCGTTCGCACCGTCCGCACCGCCGGCTACGCACTGGACCTCGAGACCGTCTAG
- a CDS encoding DEAD/DEAH box helicase, producing MTTFADLKLSEPLLRALTEEGYETPTPIQSGAIPFLLEGRDLLGLAQTGTGKTAAFALPILHRLAQHRVPHTPKGPRVLVLAPTRELAAQIDESFVTYARHMRLSHAVIFGGVGQGRQVEAMRRGVDVLVAAPGRLLDLVGQGHIDLSNVEVLVLDEADRMLDMGFVRDIRRVVSMIPKERQTLLFSATMPKSISELAGGLLRDPARVEVTPPSTTVERIRQAVMFVDDSNKKQAVLMLVQSPKVVRAIVFTLMKHEANKVAEFLCKEGIAAEAIHGNKSQGARERAMAGFRSGAVKVLVATDIAARGIDVDEISHVFNYDLPNVPESYVHRIGRTGRAGREGWAVSLCDAEQRAWLRDIEREIGMPLPVFMDHPFHSEMASSSTMKPPVLGAGGRGRGGQQGGQRSGSQNHGASRSGAGGRGPGGAPGGNRNGGGGRRPSGGQRAA from the coding sequence ATGACCACTTTCGCAGACCTCAAGCTGTCCGAGCCTCTTCTTCGTGCGTTGACCGAGGAAGGCTACGAGACGCCCACCCCGATCCAGTCGGGCGCCATCCCCTTTCTGCTCGAAGGCCGCGACCTGCTCGGCCTGGCCCAGACCGGCACCGGCAAGACCGCCGCCTTCGCATTGCCGATCCTGCACCGTCTGGCGCAGCACCGGGTCCCGCATACCCCGAAAGGCCCGCGCGTCCTCGTGCTGGCACCGACCCGTGAGCTCGCCGCCCAGATCGACGAGAGCTTCGTCACCTACGCCCGTCACATGCGTCTCAGCCATGCGGTGATCTTCGGCGGTGTCGGCCAGGGCCGTCAGGTCGAGGCGATGCGCCGCGGCGTGGACGTGCTCGTGGCAGCCCCCGGCCGCCTGCTCGACCTGGTCGGCCAGGGCCATATCGATCTGTCTAACGTCGAGGTTCTCGTTCTCGACGAGGCCGATCGCATGCTCGACATGGGCTTCGTGCGCGATATCCGCCGCGTCGTCTCGATGATCCCGAAGGAGCGCCAGACGCTGCTGTTCTCGGCCACCATGCCGAAGAGCATCTCCGAACTCGCCGGCGGCCTGCTGCGCGATCCGGCCCGCGTCGAAGTGACGCCGCCCTCCACCACGGTCGAGCGTATCCGCCAGGCCGTGATGTTCGTCGACGACAGCAACAAGAAGCAGGCCGTGCTGATGCTGGTGCAGTCGCCGAAAGTCGTGCGCGCCATCGTGTTCACCCTTATGAAGCACGAAGCCAACAAGGTCGCCGAGTTCCTGTGCAAGGAAGGCATCGCCGCCGAGGCGATCCACGGCAACAAGAGCCAGGGCGCTCGCGAGCGCGCCATGGCCGGGTTCCGCTCCGGCGCCGTCAAGGTGCTGGTCGCGACCGATATCGCGGCACGCGGCATCGATGTCGACGAGATCAGCCACGTCTTCAACTACGATCTGCCGAACGTTCCGGAAAGCTACGTTCATCGCATCGGCCGCACCGGCCGTGCCGGTCGCGAGGGTTGGGCGGTGTCGCTGTGCGATGCCGAGCAGCGCGCCTGGTTGCGCGACATCGAGCGCGAGATCGGCATGCCGTTGCCGGTGTTCATGGATCATCCGTTCCATTCCGAGATGGCATCCAGCTCGACCATGAAGCCCCCGGTCCTGGGTGCCGGCGGCCGCGGTCGTGGCGGCCAGCAGGGTGGCCAGCGGTCCGGCAGCCAGAATCACGGAGCCTCGCGTTCCGGTGCCGGCGGTCGTGGTCCGGGCGGTGCGCCGGGTGGCAACCGCAACGGTGGCGGCGGGCGTCGTCCATCCGGTGGCCAGCGCGCCGCCTGA
- a CDS encoding FlxA-like family protein: MTRRFFPKAGLMAATALCSASITIAPAMADTTSTQISSIEKQIRALEGQLNHMKRDLTERGQEVKAARSEAATASRQAREAQERMGPIRYDTNGRPLPPSALSAPPGYANYAGSPYPNVAGYPSYVSSGPKLKQGQFALGGVRVTLGGFIEAAGIYRSRNEAADISSSFNTGIPYPQSPNYHQGEFRGSARQSRISLLAEGNPDSNTTLTAYYEADFNSSGTSSNSGESNSYTLRERVLNAEYARKDEDFFVLGGQTWSLATMTKTGMNPRTEDLPAVIDAQYVPGFVWTRNVGLRVVKGFQHDKYDIGLAVESPESSYTQAATSIAGATINTTNPGLGGNGSTLNATASYSTEYAPDVIAKFTADPGWGHYELFGVARFLHDRVSVLGGGSSKTVLAGGGGAGMILPLIPKKLEFQANVFAGEGIGRYGASQLNDATIARDGSPKPLPEVMALAGLVYHATKKIDIYGYVGTEQITHRESYNAGGKAYGYGNALYSNAGCNTELSAGTCTANTKGIVQGTAGAWWKFLKGDFGTMQTGVQYSYTKRSIFEGVGGNPSTDENIVMFSFRYYPFQ; encoded by the coding sequence ATGACGAGACGCTTCTTCCCAAAGGCCGGCCTGATGGCTGCCACCGCTCTGTGCAGCGCGAGCATCACGATCGCTCCCGCAATGGCCGATACGACGTCCACCCAGATCAGCTCCATCGAGAAGCAGATCCGGGCGCTCGAAGGTCAGCTGAACCACATGAAGCGTGACCTCACCGAACGCGGCCAGGAAGTGAAGGCCGCCCGCTCCGAAGCGGCGACCGCCAGCCGCCAGGCGCGCGAGGCGCAGGAGCGCATGGGTCCGATCCGTTACGACACCAACGGTCGTCCGTTGCCGCCCAGCGCGCTTTCCGCACCGCCCGGCTACGCGAACTATGCGGGCTCGCCCTACCCGAACGTCGCCGGTTATCCGAGCTACGTGTCGAGTGGCCCGAAGCTCAAGCAGGGCCAGTTCGCACTCGGCGGTGTCCGCGTGACGCTCGGTGGGTTCATCGAGGCAGCCGGCATTTATCGCAGCCGCAACGAAGCAGCCGACATCTCGTCCAGCTTCAACACCGGTATCCCGTATCCGCAGAGCCCGAACTATCACCAGGGCGAGTTCCGCGGGTCCGCCAGGCAGAGCCGCATCTCGCTGCTCGCCGAGGGTAACCCGGACTCCAACACGACCCTCACGGCTTATTACGAAGCCGACTTCAACAGCTCCGGCACCTCGTCGAACTCCGGCGAAAGCAACAGCTACACGTTGCGCGAGCGTGTGTTGAACGCCGAATATGCCCGCAAGGACGAGGACTTCTTCGTCCTTGGCGGCCAGACCTGGAGCTTGGCCACGATGACCAAGACCGGCATGAACCCGCGCACCGAAGATCTCCCCGCGGTCATCGATGCCCAGTATGTTCCAGGCTTCGTCTGGACCCGGAACGTCGGACTGCGCGTCGTCAAGGGCTTCCAGCACGACAAGTACGATATCGGTCTTGCAGTCGAAAGCCCGGAAAGCAGCTACACTCAGGCTGCGACCTCGATTGCCGGCGCGACCATCAACACCACCAACCCGGGTCTCGGCGGTAACGGCTCGACGCTCAACGCGACCGCAAGCTACTCGACCGAATACGCGCCTGACGTCATCGCAAAATTCACCGCCGATCCGGGCTGGGGCCACTACGAACTGTTCGGCGTCGCCCGCTTCCTGCATGATCGGGTCAGCGTACTCGGCGGTGGCAGCAGCAAGACAGTTCTGGCAGGCGGCGGTGGTGCCGGCATGATCCTGCCGCTGATTCCTAAGAAGCTCGAGTTCCAGGCGAACGTCTTCGCCGGTGAAGGCATCGGCCGCTACGGTGCATCTCAGCTCAACGATGCCACCATCGCCCGCGACGGCTCGCCCAAGCCGCTGCCCGAAGTCATGGCACTGGCTGGCCTTGTTTATCATGCGACCAAGAAAATCGACATCTACGGCTATGTCGGCACCGAGCAGATCACCCACCGCGAGTCGTACAATGCGGGCGGAAAGGCTTACGGCTACGGTAATGCTCTCTACTCGAATGCGGGGTGCAATACCGAGTTGAGCGCCGGCACCTGCACGGCCAATACCAAGGGCATTGTCCAGGGTACCGCCGGCGCCTGGTGGAAGTTCCTGAAAGGCGACTTCGGAACCATGCAGACCGGCGTACAGTATTCCTATACGAAGCGGTCGATCTTCGAAGGCGTCGGCGGCAATCCGAGCACGGACGAGAATATCGTGATGTTCTCCTTCCGTTACTATCCTTTCCAGTAA
- a CDS encoding TonB-dependent receptor — MLAGLGGGVAHAQTASVASPTPASTTARTLTTTAPETVSVYGQGSTRQLTSVSAKTIQAAAPGTNPLKVLAQLPGVNFQSADPFGAYEWSARLYIRGFAQTQLGFTLDDIPLGDQAFNNYNGLSVTRAITSDNVARANVSQGSGGLAIASTSNLGGAVQFYSADPTDKYGGTLEQTFGSNDTYRTFIRLQSGILNPTGTKFYVSYAHTDLDKWKGAGYNESDQVNLKLVQPIGGVSSLKLFFDWSALKQFDYQDESLDYLQTLGGRVDNYYPDYTAAYHAAQGIYTHGETRSHDPLDVSYYAGTAKRQDFLSGLTFDTLLTNSLDWKSTIYGHGDNGYSTWTTPYTPSPNGAPLSIRTMQPAITRYGLLSALSWDIGRHTIESGIWYEYDQFTESRYFSEAPLLGQGTLGDPNDHTPDHPFAVPWAEVWNTNTVQYHLQDTWRVLPSLTLNAGFRSLVIHTGNEATAQDPAYNGGAQIGTGALTASNGFLPQFSANWRFARHQEFFADVSHNMRGYPEDGYSTNSSNTPWSANETAFKQIQSSIKPETDWVYEGGYRLTTKPFIGLLSLYHVDFSNRLQTISFGPVINPTTAVQNVGGVTTNGVELSGTFYPVRHLSIYNSISYNRSTFDNDIATSSGVDNLRGKSIPNYPTLMYKGSIAYQIGRLDAHIDGNYYSHRYLSYLNDTSVPGYFIASLGARYVLGEHGPLSRITLQLNAYNLFNTRYVATTGENGDPISGDYQSFLMGAPRQFFGSVGVTF, encoded by the coding sequence ATGCTGGCAGGTCTCGGCGGAGGAGTTGCGCATGCGCAGACGGCGAGCGTGGCCAGCCCAACCCCTGCCAGCACCACCGCACGCACGCTGACCACCACCGCCCCGGAGACAGTCAGCGTCTATGGCCAGGGCTCGACCCGCCAGCTCACCTCGGTCTCGGCGAAAACCATCCAGGCGGCCGCACCGGGCACCAATCCGCTCAAGGTGCTGGCGCAGCTGCCGGGGGTAAATTTCCAGTCCGCCGACCCGTTCGGCGCCTACGAGTGGTCGGCCCGGCTCTATATCCGTGGCTTCGCACAGACGCAGCTCGGCTTCACGCTCGACGACATCCCGCTCGGCGACCAGGCCTTCAACAACTATAACGGCCTGAGCGTCACCCGCGCGATCACCAGCGACAATGTCGCACGCGCCAACGTATCGCAGGGCTCCGGCGGGCTGGCGATCGCCTCCACCAGCAATCTCGGCGGCGCGGTGCAGTTCTATTCCGCCGATCCCACCGACAAGTACGGCGGCACGCTCGAACAGACGTTCGGCAGCAACGATACCTACCGGACGTTCATCCGGCTGCAGAGCGGCATCCTGAATCCGACCGGAACCAAGTTCTACGTGTCCTACGCTCACACCGATCTCGATAAGTGGAAAGGGGCGGGATACAACGAGAGCGACCAGGTCAACCTCAAGCTGGTGCAGCCGATCGGTGGCGTGTCTAGCCTGAAGCTGTTCTTCGACTGGAGCGCGCTCAAGCAATTCGACTACCAGGATGAATCGCTCGATTACCTGCAGACGCTCGGCGGCCGGGTGGATAACTACTATCCCGACTATACGGCCGCCTATCACGCCGCCCAGGGCATCTACACGCACGGCGAAACCCGCTCGCATGACCCGCTCGACGTTTCGTACTATGCCGGCACCGCGAAACGGCAGGATTTCCTGTCCGGCCTGACCTTCGACACCTTGCTGACCAACAGCCTGGACTGGAAGTCGACGATCTACGGCCACGGCGACAACGGCTACTCGACCTGGACCACGCCCTACACCCCATCCCCGAACGGCGCACCGCTCTCGATCCGCACGATGCAGCCGGCGATCACCCGCTATGGCCTGCTCTCGGCCCTGAGCTGGGATATCGGCCGGCACACCATCGAGAGCGGCATCTGGTACGAGTACGACCAGTTCACCGAGTCACGCTATTTCTCCGAGGCCCCGCTGCTGGGCCAGGGCACGCTCGGCGATCCGAACGACCACACGCCCGACCACCCGTTCGCGGTGCCATGGGCGGAAGTCTGGAACACCAACACCGTGCAGTATCACCTCCAGGATACCTGGCGGGTGCTGCCGAGCCTGACCCTGAACGCCGGCTTCCGCTCGCTGGTGATCCATACCGGCAACGAGGCCACCGCGCAGGACCCGGCGTATAACGGCGGCGCGCAGATCGGCACCGGCGCGCTGACCGCCTCGAACGGTTTCCTGCCGCAGTTCAGCGCCAACTGGCGCTTCGCGCGGCACCAGGAGTTCTTTGCCGACGTCTCGCACAACATGCGCGGCTATCCCGAGGACGGGTACAGCACCAACAGCTCCAACACACCCTGGAGCGCCAACGAAACCGCGTTCAAGCAGATCCAGAGCTCGATCAAGCCGGAAACCGACTGGGTCTACGAAGGCGGCTACCGGCTGACGACGAAGCCGTTCATCGGCTTGTTGTCTCTGTATCACGTCGATTTCTCGAACCGGCTGCAGACTATCTCGTTCGGCCCGGTCATCAACCCGACCACGGCGGTGCAGAATGTCGGTGGCGTCACCACCAACGGCGTCGAGCTCAGCGGCACCTTCTATCCGGTACGTCATCTCTCGATCTACAACTCGATCAGCTACAACCGGTCGACCTTCGACAACGACATCGCCACATCGAGCGGCGTCGACAATCTGCGCGGCAAGTCGATCCCGAACTATCCGACACTGATGTATAAAGGCAGCATCGCCTACCAGATCGGCCGGCTCGATGCGCATATCGACGGCAACTACTACTCGCACCGCTATCTGAGCTACCTGAACGACACCTCGGTGCCGGGCTACTTCATCGCCAGCCTCGGTGCCCGCTACGTACTCGGCGAGCATGGACCGCTGAGCCGCATCACCCTGCAGCTCAACGCGTACAACCTGTTCAACACCCGTTATGTCGCCACCACCGGCGAGAACGGCGACCCGATCTCGGGCGACTACCAGTCGTTCCTGATGGGGGCGCCGCGACAGTTCTTCGGTTCGGTCGGGGTTACTTTCTGA